A DNA window from Thalassospiraceae bacterium LMO-JJ14 contains the following coding sequences:
- a CDS encoding alpha/beta fold hydrolase gives MVWREWGAGPALVLLHGGFGSWKHWVSNIPALADTFTVYAADLPGLGDSNMPPEPISAESVGDIIGDGIDALIGPDARFSIGAFSLGAVIATLIVKSRYARVDQAVFIGAGGLGPYWRNAVGDLRRRSSSMTEEMLRDLVRENLSQTMIGNPALIDEDVITLQLGLLNRRERLIGLPMSESDIVLRCLPVIAEKSVFVWGRMDPYLDPDVGQGIERLQKEFPSLDARIIEDAGHWANFEQPKRIEQLFLERL, from the coding sequence ATGGTTTGGCGCGAATGGGGTGCCGGCCCGGCGCTGGTTCTGCTGCATGGCGGTTTCGGCTCGTGGAAGCACTGGGTCAGCAATATTCCCGCACTGGCGGACACGTTCACCGTTTATGCCGCGGACCTGCCGGGACTGGGCGATTCCAATATGCCGCCGGAACCCATCAGCGCGGAAAGTGTCGGCGACATTATCGGGGACGGCATCGATGCACTGATTGGCCCCGATGCCCGTTTCAGCATCGGCGCGTTTTCCCTGGGCGCGGTCATCGCGACGCTGATCGTTAAGTCGCGTTACGCGCGTGTCGATCAGGCCGTGTTTATCGGCGCCGGCGGCCTGGGGCCTTATTGGCGCAACGCGGTCGGCGATTTACGCCGCCGCAGTTCGTCAATGACCGAGGAAATGCTGCGCGATCTGGTGCGCGAGAACCTGAGCCAGACCATGATCGGCAATCCGGCATTGATCGATGAGGATGTAATCACATTGCAATTGGGCCTGCTGAACAGGCGGGAGCGCCTGATCGGGCTGCCCATGTCGGAGTCAGATATTGTCCTGCGCTGCCTGCCGGTGATCGCTGAAAAGTCGGTTTTCGTCTGGGGGCGTATGGATCCCTATCTGGATCCGGATGTCGGGCAGGGCATTGAACGGTTGCAAAAGGAATTCCCTTCGCTCGATGCGCGGATCATCGAGGATGCCGGGCACTGGGCCAATTTCGAGCAACCCAAGCGCATAGAGCAACTTTTCCTTGAGCGGCTTTAG
- a CDS encoding 3-oxoacyl-[acyl-carrier-protein] synthase III C-terminal domain-containing protein: protein MVGLTGFGGYVPRLRLSRKSAADANGWIQPGVKRFGKGERSICNWDEDSVTMAVEAARDCLEEKPDREIASIYMGSTTFPFQDRQNAGIVAAAMNLDENLSTVDIGASQRAGTSALGAALDAAKGVDNQHILVLASDARRTRAGAQDEMIFGDGAASLMVGNTGVLAELVGRHSVAIDFVDHYRGENRAYDYNWEERWIRDEGILKIVPDAINTALSKAGVAPDSVNTLIVPSAMKRVPSKIAKMTGIAEDALMESMDGVIGETGCAHPLLMLSLALESAVAGQIIVAASFGQGCDVLIFKVTDAIASYKKKAGVSGYIARRREETNYGKFMAFNDLVVQEKGMRAELDNQTALTQLYRRRDMLNGLVGGECEKCGTRQFPRSRVCVNPNCNEWNSQKPFVFSNVPAKIMTWSADHLTYCPDPPLHYGMIQFEGGGRFLANFTDADVGKVGVGQDVRMMFRIKDFDNNRGFRRYFWKAAPAMANEAQNNG from the coding sequence ATGGTAGGTCTGACCGGCTTCGGTGGATATGTACCTCGGTTGAGGTTGTCGAGGAAAAGCGCCGCGGATGCGAACGGCTGGATACAGCCGGGTGTGAAGCGCTTCGGCAAGGGTGAACGAAGCATCTGCAACTGGGATGAGGACAGCGTCACGATGGCGGTCGAAGCCGCACGTGATTGCCTGGAGGAAAAGCCGGACCGCGAGATCGCCTCGATCTACATGGGATCGACGACGTTTCCGTTTCAGGACCGTCAGAACGCAGGCATCGTCGCCGCGGCCATGAACCTCGATGAAAATCTTTCCACTGTCGATATCGGTGCATCGCAACGCGCCGGCACCTCGGCATTGGGTGCGGCACTCGACGCGGCCAAGGGTGTGGACAACCAACATATTCTTGTGCTCGCCAGCGATGCCCGGCGGACACGCGCCGGCGCCCAGGACGAAATGATTTTCGGCGATGGTGCGGCATCCCTGATGGTGGGCAATACCGGTGTCCTCGCAGAACTGGTTGGGCGCCATTCCGTTGCCATCGATTTCGTCGATCACTATCGGGGTGAAAACCGCGCCTACGACTACAACTGGGAAGAACGCTGGATCCGCGATGAAGGCATTCTGAAGATCGTGCCCGATGCAATTAACACCGCCTTGTCGAAGGCCGGGGTTGCGCCGGATAGCGTGAACACATTGATCGTCCCCTCGGCGATGAAACGGGTGCCTTCGAAAATTGCCAAAATGACCGGAATCGCCGAAGACGCGCTGATGGAATCCATGGATGGCGTGATCGGTGAAACCGGCTGTGCGCATCCGTTATTGATGCTGTCGCTGGCGCTGGAAAGCGCGGTTGCGGGGCAGATCATTGTAGCGGCGTCGTTCGGTCAGGGATGTGACGTGCTGATCTTCAAGGTCACGGATGCAATCGCGTCATATAAAAAGAAAGCCGGTGTTTCCGGTTACATCGCGCGCCGCCGCGAAGAAACCAACTACGGCAAATTCATGGCCTTCAACGACCTGGTCGTACAGGAAAAGGGCATGCGCGCCGAGCTGGATAATCAGACCGCGCTTACCCAGCTATATCGCCGCCGCGACATGCTGAACGGTCTTGTCGGCGGTGAGTGCGAGAAATGCGGCACGCGGCAGTTTCCGCGCTCCAGGGTCTGCGTCAATCCGAACTGCAATGAATGGAATTCGCAAAAGCCGTTCGTATTTTCGAATGTGCCGGCAAAGATCATGACATGGTCGGCAGACCACCTGACATACTGCCCCGATCCGCCGTTGCATTACGGGATGATCCAATTCGAGGGCGGTGGCCGGTTTCTTGCCAACTTCACCGACGCCGATGTCGGCAAGGTCGGGGTCGGGCAGGATGTCCGCATGATGTTCCGGATCAAGGATTTTGATAACAACCGCGGGTTCCGGAGATATTTCTGGAAAGCAGCACCCGCTATGGCAAATGAGGCACAGAACAATGGCTAA
- a CDS encoding acetyl-CoA acetyltransferase, giving the protein MANGIRDKVAIIGMGCSKFGERWDCDAEDLMVEAFEECIEDAGIDFKEIQAAWLATAIEEIHVGKGGLPLAFALRLPYIPVTRVENFCASGSEALRGATYAVASGACDIALALGVEKLKDTGYGGLPQRSRGSLNSMWWANYSAPGSFAQLASAYRGKHGIDAAELKRAMAHISIKSHDNGAKNPKAHLQRQITEEQVLSAPMVAEPLGIYDCCGVSDGAACAIVTTPEIAKAMGKKDLITVKALQLSVSNGIEAGHNSWDGSYFMTARIASKRAYEEAGIRNPREEISLAEVHDCFSITELVTMEDLYLSPEGGAVKDVLDGFYDSDGGLPCQIDGGLKCFGHPIGSSGLRMIYELYLQMQGRAGKRQVSNPTMGLTHNLGGAPHQNVCSVAIIGQMGA; this is encoded by the coding sequence ATGGCTAATGGAATCAGAGATAAAGTCGCGATCATTGGCATGGGGTGTTCGAAGTTCGGTGAACGCTGGGATTGCGATGCCGAAGACCTGATGGTTGAAGCGTTCGAGGAATGCATTGAGGACGCGGGGATCGACTTCAAGGAAATCCAGGCCGCCTGGCTGGCCACGGCGATCGAGGAAATCCACGTCGGCAAGGGCGGCCTGCCGCTCGCCTTCGCGCTACGCCTGCCGTATATCCCCGTGACGCGGGTCGAGAATTTCTGTGCCAGCGGTTCCGAAGCGCTGCGCGGCGCGACCTATGCGGTTGCGTCGGGAGCCTGCGATATCGCCCTGGCGCTTGGCGTGGAGAAGCTGAAGGACACCGGCTATGGCGGCTTGCCGCAACGCAGCCGGGGATCGCTCAATTCCATGTGGTGGGCCAACTATTCCGCGCCGGGTTCGTTTGCCCAGTTGGCGTCGGCATACCGGGGCAAGCACGGCATTGATGCAGCCGAATTGAAGCGCGCCATGGCACACATTTCAATCAAAAGTCACGATAACGGCGCCAAGAATCCGAAGGCTCACCTGCAGCGTCAGATCACCGAGGAACAAGTGCTGTCCGCACCGATGGTGGCCGAGCCGCTTGGCATTTACGACTGTTGCGGCGTCAGCGACGGTGCCGCCTGCGCCATCGTGACCACGCCGGAAATCGCCAAGGCGATGGGCAAGAAGGATCTGATCACGGTCAAGGCACTGCAGCTTTCCGTCTCCAATGGGATCGAAGCCGGCCACAATTCATGGGATGGCAGCTATTTCATGACGGCGCGGATTGCCAGCAAGCGTGCCTATGAAGAAGCCGGGATTCGTAATCCACGTGAAGAGATCAGTCTTGCCGAAGTACATGACTGCTTCTCGATTACCGAGTTGGTGACGATGGAAGATCTGTATCTGTCACCCGAAGGCGGCGCGGTGAAAGACGTTCTTGACGGATTTTACGATTCCGACGGTGGGCTGCCGTGCCAGATCGACGGCGGCCTCAAGTGTTTCGGCCACCCGATCGGATCGTCCGGGCTGCGCATGATCTATGAATTGTATCTGCAAATGCAGGGTCGTGCCGGCAAACGGCAGGTCAGCAATCCGACGATGGGCCTGACGCATAATCTGGGCGGCGCGCCGCATCAGAATGTGTGCTCGGTTGCGATTATCGGTCAAATGGGCGCGTGA
- a CDS encoding SDR family oxidoreductase yields the protein MGKMLEGKVAIVTGSGRGIGRGIAEMMAENGARVVINDLGATEAGEGQDTGPATEVAEAIKSKGGDAIVNGDSVASWDGAHAMVDAALSKWGRIDCVVNNAGILRDTIFHKMEEADFDAVIGVHLKGAFNVSRAAAPHFRQQGSGAYVHMTSNSGLIGNFGQSNYAAAKMGIVGLSKSIALDMARFNVRSNCISPTAWSRLTGSIPQETEDQKARVKKIMAMTPDKIAPLATFLCSDDADAVNGQIFAVRNNEIFFISQNRPIRSVHNSEGWTPERIKDHAMPALQASFYDLDRSADVFSWDPI from the coding sequence ATGGGGAAAATGCTTGAGGGCAAGGTAGCGATCGTTACCGGTTCCGGCCGCGGTATTGGCCGTGGCATTGCCGAGATGATGGCCGAGAATGGTGCCCGGGTCGTTATCAACGACCTTGGCGCGACGGAAGCCGGCGAGGGGCAGGATACGGGGCCGGCCACTGAGGTCGCCGAGGCGATCAAGTCCAAGGGCGGCGATGCCATCGTCAACGGCGACAGCGTCGCAAGTTGGGATGGCGCGCATGCGATGGTCGACGCCGCGCTTTCAAAATGGGGGCGCATTGATTGCGTCGTCAATAATGCCGGCATCTTGCGCGACACCATATTTCACAAGATGGAAGAAGCGGATTTCGATGCCGTGATCGGCGTGCACCTGAAAGGCGCCTTTAACGTATCGCGCGCCGCCGCACCGCATTTCAGACAACAGGGTAGTGGCGCATATGTGCACATGACGTCGAATTCAGGGCTGATCGGCAACTTCGGACAATCGAACTATGCCGCCGCAAAAATGGGGATTGTCGGCCTGTCGAAATCGATCGCCCTGGATATGGCCAGATTCAATGTCCGCTCGAACTGCATCTCACCGACGGCATGGAGCCGGTTGACGGGTTCCATTCCGCAGGAAACGGAAGATCAGAAGGCGCGCGTGAAGAAAATCATGGCGATGACGCCTGATAAAATCGCGCCGCTGGCGACATTCTTATGCAGCGATGATGCCGACGCCGTTAACGGTCAGATCTTTGCCGTGCGGAACAATGAAATTTTCTTCATATCCCAGAACCGGCCAATTCGCTCAGTGCACAATTCCGAAGGATGGACGCCGGAACGGATCAAGGATCACGCGATGCCGGCCTTGCAGGCCTCGTTCTATGACCTTGATCGTTCGGCGGATGTCTTCAGTTGGGACCCGATCTGA